The genomic region TCGTTGTATCAGTAGGGGACGATCTATCATAGACGCGATCGCCTGTCTGACTTCCAACTGGTCTAAAGGCTTTTGCTTGACATTCAAAATCATGTGGGTGACAGTATTGCTTTTTTCTTCAATTGCCTGCCATCCTTTTGATGTTGCTTGCTGTTTTAAACTCTCTACCTGTTGCGGATCGAAGGTTTGATAGGCAATATCTACCGCACCAGTACGAAAAGAATTGTATAAATTCGCCGCATTCGAGAGAATTTGAAAGTCAATCCCTTGATTTGTCGGTTTTGCGCCCCAATATTTATCAAATGCATCCATCCGTACTAAATTCGGTGTAAACTGCCTTAACTGATACGGTCCCGTGCCAACAAATTTCGTAGGCGAAAATTTACCGCTACCAATTTGATAGGCTTTGGGAGAGACGGCACACATCCCAGGAAAAGCTAAGACTGATGGGAATGCCGCAAAAGAGTTTTTTAATTTAATTGTTATTTCCTCATTTCCTGTTGTCGCTACAGAACTCACCACATCTGACAACAGCGCGCTTGGTTTCCCGCCATTTTTGATAAACCGATTTAGGGAAAATGCCATCGCCTCGGCGTTGAATGGCGTTCCGTCGTGAAAAACAACTCCTTGACGTATGGGAATTGTATAAGTTAACCCATCTTGACTGACTTTAGGTAAAGCTGTAGCTAGTTGGGATTCTAATTCTCCCGTACCTAATTTGTACGTGTAGAGGCGATCGCACAAACTAGTAGTAATATTAGTGCCTGCCAACTCGTAATTATCTGCGGGATCGATAGTTCTCGGTCGTAGAGTCGTCCCCACAGTAATGCGACTGTTACCCCCACCAGCGCCAGTAGCAGGCGTTGTTGTTTGTGCTGGCGGACGAGAAGTATTACAACTAACAATCAGCAAGCAGCATAAACTCAGCAGACTCAAAAACTTTCCCCACGACCAAAATTGCCTGCGCGATAAACCAAACCAGTTCATATTGTTTCTTTCCGATTTAGCCAGTAGAGAGTGACTGGTGGCTAGTGGCTGGTGACTAGAAAAAAGTCTAGCCACTAGCCACTAGATACTAGCCACTTACAAATGACCAATGACATTAAATCGAATAGTATAACGGAAAAGATTTCGCTTCTCTGGGTTTGACATAAACCTTTTGCTGCGGTTCGAGTTGCAGTTGGTCGAAGCGATCGCGGGTGAGATGCGCCATCACCACTTGTCCGTCATCTAAAGTTAACTCTGCCTGAATTTCCCAGCCGAGATGAATAATCCGACTGACTCTCGCGGGGACACTCGTACCGTTGGGTTCTGTCTCGATCGCCACATCCTGAGGACGCAGGAAGATTTCCGGGTGGGCAGAATCAAACCCGTTACCCTGAAATATTTTCGCCGTACTCGGTAACACGTTCACTGGACCAATGAAACTCATTACGAATGCAGTGGCGGGATGGTCGTAAATTTGGGCTGGTGTTCCTACCTGTTCGACTTTACCTTTATTCATCACGACAATTTCATCAGCAACTTCCATCGCCTCTTCTTGGTCGTGGGTGACAAATACTGTCGTAACGTGGACTTCATCGTGGAGGCGGCGCAACCAGGCGCGTAAATCTTTCCGCACTTTGGCATCTAGCGCCCCGAAGGGTTCGTCTAGTAACAAAACTTTTGGTTCTACCGCTAGCGCCCGCGCCAAGGCAACTCTTTGTCTCTGTCCGCCTGAAAGCTGCGAAGGATAGCGATCGCCCAATCCTTTTAATTGCACTAACTCTAATAATTCTTCTACCCGCCCTTTAACTTTCCCTTTGGTGGCTTTGCGAATTTCCATCCCAAAGGCGACGTTTTGGCGTACCGTCATATGTTTGAACAAAGCGTAGTGCTGAAATACAAACCCAATATTCCGATCCTGTACGCTTTGATTGGTCGCATCTTTACCCGTCAGCAAGATTTTACCGCTATCCGGCATCTCCAACCCCGCAATCAGACGTAAAAGCGTAGACTTCCCCGATCCTGACGGACCTAACAAAGCGACTAATGAACCACTTTCAATCTCTAAACTGACGTTTTCGACAGCGGTAAAACTGCCAAACTGTTTCGTGACGTTTTCTACAACAATACCCATTTTGATTGAGGTAGGGGCTAGGGGCTGGAGGCTTAGGAATCAGTTGTCAGCATTCGACAATAACTTATCCCTTTA from Chroococcidiopsis sp. SAG 2025 harbors:
- a CDS encoding sulfate/molybdate ABC transporter ATP-binding protein produces the protein MGIVVENVTKQFGSFTAVENVSLEIESGSLVALLGPSGSGKSTLLRLIAGLEMPDSGKILLTGKDATNQSVQDRNIGFVFQHYALFKHMTVRQNVAFGMEIRKATKGKVKGRVEELLELVQLKGLGDRYPSQLSGGQRQRVALARALAVEPKVLLLDEPFGALDAKVRKDLRAWLRRLHDEVHVTTVFVTHDQEEAMEVADEIVVMNKGKVEQVGTPAQIYDHPATAFVMSFIGPVNVLPSTAKIFQGNGFDSAHPEIFLRPQDVAIETEPNGTSVPARVSRIIHLGWEIQAELTLDDGQVVMAHLTRDRFDQLQLEPQQKVYVKPREAKSFPLYYSI
- a CDS encoding ABC transporter substrate-binding protein yields the protein MNWFGLSRRQFWSWGKFLSLLSLCCLLIVSCNTSRPPAQTTTPATGAGGGNSRITVGTTLRPRTIDPADNYELAGTNITTSLCDRLYTYKLGTGELESQLATALPKVSQDGLTYTIPIRQGVVFHDGTPFNAEAMAFSLNRFIKNGGKPSALLSDVVSSVATTGNEEITIKLKNSFAAFPSVLAFPGMCAVSPKAYQIGSGKFSPTKFVGTGPYQLRQFTPNLVRMDAFDKYWGAKPTNQGIDFQILSNAANLYNSFRTGAVDIAYQTFDPQQVESLKQQATSKGWQAIEEKSNTVTHMILNVKQKPLDQLEVRQAIASMIDRPLLIQRVYQNQAQPLYSMLPDTFDSYKPVFQSAYGDGNVEKAKALLAKAGYTKENPLKLQVVYPGYSLIREQIAGTLRGYAAQKLEGIIQILPQPEESATFFANQAKGAYQAILQDWYPDFGDPDNYIQPFLSCPKGDASGCENGASQSQGSFYYSDRMNKLIAQQRQAQDPQARAKIFGEIQDAIAQDVPIIPLVQNKDYVFAQKGLQGIQIDPILKLPLWQMKKG